In Mycolicibacter virginiensis, the DNA window CGCCGGGTCTCGGACTTGGGCAGGACCCGGGCCACCGCCTCCACGGGGTCCCCTTTGGGTTTGCCCAGGACTCCACACTTTTGGATGGTGACTCGCGGAGTGTTGTTGATCCGCTTGGTCTTCCAGGATCCGTCGTCGGTGATGACCAACAGCCGGTCCCCGACGGGCGCACCCCACACCGGGGTCGGCTTGGGCTTGCCGTCCTTGGTGAACGTCGTCAGCAGCAGGTACTTCTCCCGGTACACATCGGAGAATGCCGGTGTCGTCATCAGTCGATTCTGGCAGTTTTCAGCGGATCGTTGGGGCGTACGCCGCGATAGATACCCCGCCGGACGATCCACGGATACAGCACCCGCTCGATCGACCAGGCCGGGAACCGGAACGCACGCCCGGACGGCGCGAACACCTCCAGGCCCTCGGGTTGGGCCCCCAGCACCGAACCCCACCGCCGGGTGGGTGGCCGGTAGTGCCGTAGCGGCTTGCCGGTGAGAGCGGCCCGCACGTTGCTTGCCAGTAGGCCGTCGGCCCGGTTGCGGGCCGAGCTGCGCAACGGGTCGGTCGCCGCGACGTCGCCGATCGCGAACACTGTTGGATGTCCGGGCGCCCGCAGGTCGGCCGAGACTCGGACGAAGCCGGCATCGTCGAGCAGCTCGGTCGGCAACCAGTCGGTGTTGGGTCGCACCTTCCCGATCGCCCACAGCACGGCATCGGCTGCGGCCGGGTCCTGACCGGTACTCCAACGAACCGGGTCATCGGTGATGCGGTCGCAGCCGAAACCCTCGGGCACCAGGGCGCGGTGGTCCGGATGCAGTCCTACGCGCGCGTCGAGCAATCTGCCCTCGACGGTGCGCCAGACCCGCGGATGGTGCTCACGCAGCGGGCGCGGACCCGGGAAGTACAGGTCGACCCGTTTGGCCGGCCAGGTTCGGGCGATGTTGGCGGCGCTGCTGACCGCCGCCGCACCGCCGCCCACCACGATGACCGATCCGGCGGTGGCAAGTCGGGCGTGTGCAGCGGTCAGCTCCGCGGCGACATCACCGGCCGACTGCATGGTGGGCCGACGCCAGAAGCCGTTGCTGACCCCGGTCGCGATGATCAGGGCGTCATAGGGCTCATCGCGGCTGACACCGTCGGCACACGCGACGGTCAGGGTTCTGCCGTCCAGGTCGACGCCGGACACCGCACCGTGCACGGTGCGCACCGCATCCAGCCGTGGAAACCGGTCGAACGGCAGCCAGTAGTCGCGCGCCCACTGCTGTGGGCGGGACAGCCTCAGGCCCAGCTCCTGGCCGCTCACCAGGGCGGGTTTTACCGAAACGCCGACCACGTCGGCATGCTTGGCCAGCCGGATCGCGGTGAGAACACCGCTGTCGCCCAGCCCCGCTATGACTACCCGCGGTCGCGTCACGGCGCGGCTCAGCCCTGGGCGGCCTTCTTGCGTTCGATATCGGCCAGCGCGGCGGCCAGCTCGGCGCGCTCGGCGGCCGAGGTCTCCCAGGCCAGTTTGCGGTTCTTGACCACCTTGGCCGGCGCCCCGACCGCGATCGAGTAGTCGGGAATGACGCCCTTGACCACCGCGTGGGCGCCGAGGACGCATCCGCGACCGACGCTGGTGTCACGCAGGATGGTGACCTTCGCGGCTATCCAAGTGTCCGGGCCGATCCGCACCGGGCTCTTGATGATGCCCTGGTCCTTGATCGGCACGTTGATGTCGTCCATCTTGTGGTCGAAGTCGCAGACGTAGCACCAGTCGGCCATCAGCACGGAATCACCGAGCTCGATGTCGAGATAGGTGTTGATGACGTTGTCGCGCCCCAGCACCACTTTGTCGCCGAATCGCAGCGAGCCCTCATGGGCCCGGATGGTGTTCTTGTCGCCGATGTGCACCCAGCGACCGATCTCCATGTATGACATCTCCGGGGTGGCCTGGATCTCCACGCCCTTACCCAGGAAAACCATGCCGCGGGTGATGATGTGCGGGTTGGCCAGCTTGAACTTCAGCAGCCGCCAGTAGCGCACCAGGTACCACGGTGTGTAGGCCCGATTAGCCAGTACCCAGCGCAGCGAGGCCAGCGTGAGGAATTTGGCCTGGCGCGGGTCACGCAGGCGCGAACCCCGCCAGCGTTTGTGGATCGGAGCACCCCACATCGTCGTCATGGCCGGAAAGCCTACGCGAGCGCGTTCTTGCCACGCGCTACCCTCACCAGGACTCGTTCACTGACCGGCCGAGGATTGGGGATTGCCACTGTGTTGCGGCGACGTGGTGTCCTGGCCGGAATCGCAATGGTGGCGGTGGCAGGGCTTCTGGGCGGCTGCGCCAACACCGATTCCTGGGTGGATGCCGCGCCCGCTCCGGGCTGGCCCGCCCAGTATGCCGATGCCGCCAACAGCAGTCATACCGGCACCGCCGGAGCCACCGACCTGCAGCTGGACTGGATCCGCTCGGTCAAAGGTGAGCTGGGAGCCCAGCCCGCCGTGGGTGTGCACGGCTGGATGATGCTCAACGGTCAGACCGAGGCGGGTTGCTCGCTGATGCAGTGGGAGAACGCCGACCGCGGCCGGCAGCGCTGGTGCACCCGGCTACATCAAGGCGGCGGGTTCTTCGGCGCGCTCATTGACGGCTTCGACAACGTCTATGTCGGGCAGCCGGGCGCCATGCTTTCGTTTCCGCCCACCCAGTGGATCCGCTGGCGTGCACCGGTGATCGGCATGCCCTCCACGCCCCGGATCCTCGGCGACGGCCTGCTGCTGGTCGTGACCCATTTGGGGCAGGTGCTGATCTTCGACACACACCGCGGCGCGGTCGTCGGCACGCCGCTGGACCTGGTGGACGGTGTCGACCCGACCGACTTCCGGCGCGGCCTGTCCGACTGCGCCGGCGCCCGACCGGACTGCCCGGTCGCCGCCGCACCTGCCTTCTCACCGGAGAGCAACATCGCGGTGGTGAGCCTGTGGCAGCCGGGCGCCAAGGAGTCCGGCCTGGTCGGTCTCAAGTACCACCCGGGCGGCGTCCCGCTGCTCACCCAGGAGTGGAGCAGCGATGCCGTCGCCGCCGGGGTGTTAGCCAGCCCCGTGCTGTCCGCCGACGGTTCCACGGTCTATGTCAACGGACGCGACCAGCGGCTGTGGGCGATCAACGCTGCCGACGGCAAGGCGAGATGGTCAGTGCCGCTGAAGTTCTTGGCTCAAACCCCACCGGCGGTGACACCCGGCGGACTGATCGTCTCGGGCGGTGGCCCCGACACCGAACTGGTTGCCTACGCCGACCGCGGCGACTACGCCGAGCAGGTCTGGCGCCGCGAGGACACCGTGCCGCTGTCCTCGTCGAGTCTGGCCGGCAAGGTGGGCTACACCGTGGTCGCCGGCACCAGCCTGGGACCGGCGGGTTTGTCACTGCTGGTGTTCGACCCGGCCGACGGCCACACCCTCAACAGCTATCCGCT includes these proteins:
- a CDS encoding acyltransferase — protein: MTTMWGAPIHKRWRGSRLRDPRQAKFLTLASLRWVLANRAYTPWYLVRYWRLLKFKLANPHIITRGMVFLGKGVEIQATPEMSYMEIGRWVHIGDKNTIRAHEGSLRFGDKVVLGRDNVINTYLDIELGDSVLMADWCYVCDFDHKMDDINVPIKDQGIIKSPVRIGPDTWIAAKVTILRDTSVGRGCVLGAHAVVKGVIPDYSIAVGAPAKVVKNRKLAWETSAAERAELAAALADIERKKAAQG
- a CDS encoding PQQ-binding-like beta-propeller repeat protein yields the protein MVAVAGLLGGCANTDSWVDAAPAPGWPAQYADAANSSHTGTAGATDLQLDWIRSVKGELGAQPAVGVHGWMMLNGQTEAGCSLMQWENADRGRQRWCTRLHQGGGFFGALIDGFDNVYVGQPGAMLSFPPTQWIRWRAPVIGMPSTPRILGDGLLLVVTHLGQVLIFDTHRGAVVGTPLDLVDGVDPTDFRRGLSDCAGARPDCPVAAAPAFSPESNIAVVSLWQPGAKESGLVGLKYHPGGVPLLTQEWSSDAVAAGVLASPVLSADGSTVYVNGRDQRLWAINAADGKARWSVPLKFLAQTPPAVTPGGLIVSGGGPDTELVAYADRGDYAEQVWRREDTVPLSSSSLAGKVGYTVVAGTSLGPAGLSLLVFDPADGHTLNSYPLPEARGFPVGVSVGNDRRVAVATSAGQVFSFAPA
- a CDS encoding PPOX class F420-dependent oxidoreductase, yielding MTTPAFSDVYREKYLLLTTFTKDGKPKPTPVWGAPVGDRLLVITDDGSWKTKRINNTPRVTIQKCGVLGKPKGDPVEAVARVLPKSETRRVYDAVVKRYWWHAWWFVPHSLVRGGIDKVHVGLEITAA
- a CDS encoding FAD-dependent oxidoreductase, producing the protein MTRPRVVIAGLGDSGVLTAIRLAKHADVVGVSVKPALVSGQELGLRLSRPQQWARDYWLPFDRFPRLDAVRTVHGAVSGVDLDGRTLTVACADGVSRDEPYDALIIATGVSNGFWRRPTMQSAGDVAAELTAAHARLATAGSVIVVGGGAAAVSSAANIARTWPAKRVDLYFPGPRPLREHHPRVWRTVEGRLLDARVGLHPDHRALVPEGFGCDRITDDPVRWSTGQDPAAADAVLWAIGKVRPNTDWLPTELLDDAGFVRVSADLRAPGHPTVFAIGDVAATDPLRSSARNRADGLLASNVRAALTGKPLRHYRPPTRRWGSVLGAQPEGLEVFAPSGRAFRFPAWSIERVLYPWIVRRGIYRGVRPNDPLKTARID